From a region of the Streptacidiphilus albus JL83 genome:
- a CDS encoding 6-phosphofructokinase: MRIGVLTGGGDCPGLNAVIRGIVRKGVEVYDYEFTGFRDGWRGPLEGAVMPLGIAEVRGILPRGGTVLGSSRTNPLQVVDGIRRVKENLAKQEVDALIAIGGEDTLGVAAELHRHGVNIVGVPKTIDNDLDGTDYTFGFDTAVNIATEAIDRLHTTAESHKRVLVIEVMGRHAGWIALHSGIAGGANVILIPEQRFDMDRVCAWVEQRFRINYAPIVVVAEGAMPIEGQMVVKDDSRDAFGHVRLSGIGEWLAHEIEARTGKEARTTVLGHIQRGGTPSAFDRWLATRFGLHAVDAVHDGDFGSMVALRGTDIVRLPLAVATARIKTVEPALYAEFDVFFG, translated from the coding sequence ATGCGTATCGGCGTGCTCACTGGCGGAGGGGACTGCCCCGGGCTCAACGCGGTCATCCGAGGGATCGTGCGCAAGGGCGTGGAGGTCTACGACTACGAGTTCACCGGCTTCCGCGACGGCTGGCGCGGACCGCTCGAAGGTGCGGTGATGCCGCTCGGGATAGCCGAGGTGCGCGGCATCCTGCCGCGCGGCGGCACCGTCCTCGGCTCCTCGCGGACCAATCCGCTGCAGGTGGTCGACGGCATCCGCCGGGTCAAGGAGAACCTGGCCAAGCAGGAGGTGGACGCGCTGATCGCGATCGGCGGCGAGGACACCCTCGGCGTCGCGGCGGAACTGCACCGGCACGGCGTCAATATCGTCGGAGTGCCGAAGACCATCGACAACGACCTCGACGGCACCGACTACACCTTCGGCTTCGACACCGCCGTCAATATCGCCACCGAGGCCATCGACCGGCTGCACACCACCGCCGAGTCGCACAAGCGGGTGCTGGTGATCGAGGTGATGGGGCGGCACGCGGGCTGGATCGCGCTGCACTCCGGCATCGCCGGCGGCGCCAATGTGATCCTCATCCCGGAGCAGCGCTTCGACATGGACCGGGTCTGCGCCTGGGTCGAGCAGCGGTTCCGGATCAACTACGCCCCGATCGTGGTGGTCGCGGAGGGGGCGATGCCGATCGAGGGCCAGATGGTGGTCAAGGACGACTCCCGGGACGCCTTCGGCCATGTCCGGCTCTCGGGCATCGGCGAGTGGCTCGCCCACGAGATCGAGGCCCGCACCGGGAAGGAGGCCAGGACCACCGTCCTCGGCCACATCCAGCGCGGCGGCACTCCCAGCGCCTTCGACCGCTGGCTCGCCACCCGCTTCGGCCTGCACGCGGTCGACGCCGTCCACGACGGCGACTTCGGCAGCATGGTCGCGCTGCGCGGCACCGACATCGTCCGGCTGCCGCTGGCGGTCGCCACCGCCCGGATCAAGACGGTCGAGCCGGCGCTCTACGCCGAGTTCGACGTCTTCTTCGGCTGA
- a CDS encoding serine hydrolase domain-containing protein yields the protein MRAVTTALLAAAVLTTAFNPSAEAGAAGQGALQQQVDAVQQTGTVGVLAEVVGPRGSAYATVGKADTATGAPVQADDEFRIGSATKTFVATVVLQLAAEHRLSLDDTVAHWLPGVVSGNGNDGSRITVRELLQHTSGLYDYADDFPEIDSTAAFEADRYTTYTPGQLVAISMRHRPDFAPGTSWEYSDTNYILAGMIIAKATGRTWQQEVFDRIIRPLGLRHTTAPGTDPSISGPHLHGYSAFGSGPAIDVTSADMTYAGASGSMISTTIDLIRFHQALLGGRLLPAAQLAEMETTVPAHEFDSLWPGARYGLGLMWLPLSCGGGVYSHGGDVPGYTTLDGITPDGRHAAVVEATGDGETASLGTQHAMVALVDQEMCSAEPRK from the coding sequence ATGCGTGCAGTTACGACCGCGTTGCTCGCCGCCGCGGTTCTCACGACGGCGTTCAACCCGTCGGCGGAGGCGGGTGCCGCAGGCCAGGGCGCGTTACAACAGCAAGTGGACGCGGTGCAGCAGACCGGGACCGTCGGTGTGCTGGCCGAGGTGGTCGGCCCGCGTGGATCCGCGTATGCCACCGTCGGAAAGGCCGACACCGCCACCGGGGCGCCGGTCCAGGCCGATGACGAGTTCCGCATCGGCAGTGCCACCAAGACGTTCGTCGCCACAGTGGTCCTCCAGTTGGCCGCCGAGCACCGGCTCTCGTTGGACGACACCGTTGCGCACTGGCTGCCGGGCGTGGTGTCCGGCAACGGCAACGACGGCAGCAGGATCACCGTCCGGGAGCTGCTCCAGCACACCAGCGGGCTGTACGACTACGCCGACGACTTCCCGGAGATCGACTCGACCGCCGCCTTCGAGGCCGACCGGTACACCACGTACACGCCGGGGCAATTGGTGGCGATATCGATGCGGCACCGGCCCGACTTCGCTCCGGGCACCAGTTGGGAGTACTCCGACACCAACTACATCCTGGCCGGCATGATCATCGCCAAGGCCACCGGACGCACCTGGCAGCAGGAGGTCTTCGACCGGATCATCCGGCCGCTGGGCCTGCGGCACACCACCGCGCCCGGCACCGACCCGTCCATCTCCGGTCCGCATCTGCACGGCTACTCCGCCTTCGGCTCCGGGCCGGCGATCGACGTCACCTCGGCCGACATGACCTATGCCGGCGCGTCGGGATCCATGATCAGTACCACCATCGACCTGATCCGCTTCCACCAGGCGCTGCTCGGCGGCCGGTTGCTGCCGGCCGCCCAGTTGGCCGAGATGGAGACGACCGTACCGGCCCACGAGTTCGACTCGCTGTGGCCCGGTGCGCGCTACGGCTTGGGACTGATGTGGCTCCCGCTCAGCTGTGGAGGAGGCGTCTACAGCCATGGCGGTGACGTCCCCGGTTACACCACCCTCGACGGCATCACTCCCGACGGGCGCCACGCCGCAGTGGTCGAAGCGACCGGCGACGGCGAGACAGCCAGCCTGGGCACCCAACACGCCATGGTCGCGCTCGTCGACCAGGAGATGTGCTCCGCCGAGCCCAGGAAATAG
- a CDS encoding response regulator, producing MTSDEQPIRVMVVDDHPMWREAVARDLADAGCEVVATAGDGREAVRRAPAVAPQVVVLDLNLPDLPGVEVCRQLMLHQPATRVLVLTASGEHADVLEAVKSGATGYLVKSASREELLDAVRRTAVGDPVFTPGLAGLVLGEYRRLAAEPAPADSRAPAAPQLTDRETEVLRLVAKGLSYKQIADRLVLSHRTVQNHVQNTLGKLQLHNRVELVRYAIERGLDDPA from the coding sequence ATGACCAGCGACGAGCAGCCGATCAGGGTGATGGTGGTCGACGACCACCCGATGTGGCGCGAGGCCGTGGCCCGCGACCTCGCCGACGCGGGCTGCGAGGTCGTCGCCACCGCCGGCGACGGCCGCGAGGCGGTCCGCCGCGCGCCGGCCGTCGCCCCGCAGGTGGTGGTGCTCGACCTGAACCTGCCCGACTTGCCCGGGGTGGAGGTCTGCCGTCAGCTGATGCTGCACCAGCCGGCCACCCGGGTGCTGGTGCTGACCGCCAGCGGCGAGCACGCCGACGTGCTGGAGGCGGTGAAGTCCGGTGCCACCGGCTACCTGGTGAAGTCCGCCAGCCGCGAGGAACTGCTGGACGCGGTCCGCCGCACCGCCGTCGGCGACCCGGTGTTCACCCCGGGCCTGGCCGGGCTGGTCCTCGGCGAGTACCGCCGGCTGGCCGCCGAGCCCGCGCCCGCCGACTCCCGCGCCCCGGCCGCGCCGCAGCTCACCGACCGGGAGACGGAGGTGCTGCGGCTGGTCGCCAAGGGCCTCTCCTACAAGCAGATCGCCGACCGGCTGGTGCTCTCGCACCGCACCGTGCAGAACCACGTGCAGAACACCCTGGGCAAGCTCCAGCTGCACAACCGGGTCGAGCTGGTCCGCTACGCCATCGAGCGCGGCCTGGACGACCCGGCCTGA
- the macS gene encoding MacS family sensor histidine kinase → MGAKERVGGSFSVEKPLWRAVSAFRLLTVVYAAVSYAGIAGHFHDRVAGWVYLGVLGLWTFATVRPFSSHQRCNWYWLSTDLALCVLGILLTRAFDSGPGLVAGDPTIPTIRAAGAVLGFAVMGGWLPAAVAGLIVGLADIGEAGGLTRSDLHNIVLLLVAGIAIGYVIEVARASEQTLARALEIQAATRERERLARDIHDSVLQVLSMVQRRGAEVGGEAADLGRMAGEQEVALRTLVAEGLAPNPSYTAPAIRRGRGRDRGSEQPEAVQDLRSLIAPMAGARVTVSAPGTPVLLPGRTVTELGAAVSAALDNVRKHAGTGAQAWILVEDEPDQVMVSVRDDGPGFDSAARLGEAEREGRLGVSQSIQGRMRDLGGSADIFSAAGQGTEVELRVPRPRAGGGGANGKSDRSREGSST, encoded by the coding sequence GTGGGGGCGAAGGAGCGCGTCGGGGGAAGTTTCTCGGTCGAGAAGCCGCTGTGGCGTGCCGTCTCGGCCTTCCGGCTGCTGACGGTGGTCTACGCGGCGGTCAGCTACGCCGGGATCGCCGGCCACTTCCACGACCGCGTCGCCGGCTGGGTCTACCTGGGCGTGCTCGGCCTGTGGACCTTCGCCACGGTCCGACCCTTCTCCTCGCACCAGCGCTGCAACTGGTACTGGCTGAGCACCGACCTGGCCCTGTGCGTCCTCGGCATACTGCTGACCCGGGCCTTCGACTCCGGCCCCGGGCTGGTCGCGGGCGACCCCACCATCCCGACCATCCGCGCGGCCGGCGCCGTCCTCGGCTTCGCGGTGATGGGCGGCTGGCTGCCGGCGGCCGTGGCCGGTCTGATCGTCGGCCTGGCCGACATCGGCGAGGCCGGTGGACTGACCCGGAGCGACCTCCACAACATCGTGCTGCTGCTGGTGGCCGGGATCGCCATCGGCTACGTGATCGAGGTCGCCCGGGCCAGTGAGCAGACCCTGGCCAGGGCGCTGGAGATCCAGGCCGCGACCCGGGAGCGGGAACGGCTGGCCCGCGACATCCACGACAGCGTGCTCCAGGTCCTGTCGATGGTGCAGCGGCGCGGCGCGGAGGTCGGCGGCGAGGCCGCGGACCTCGGCCGGATGGCCGGGGAGCAGGAGGTCGCGCTGCGCACCCTGGTCGCCGAGGGGCTGGCGCCCAACCCCTCCTACACCGCCCCCGCGATCCGCCGGGGCCGCGGCCGGGACCGGGGGAGCGAGCAGCCCGAGGCCGTGCAGGACCTGCGCTCGCTGATCGCGCCGATGGCGGGCGCCCGGGTGACCGTCTCGGCGCCCGGCACCCCGGTGCTGCTGCCGGGACGGACGGTGACCGAACTCGGTGCGGCCGTCAGCGCCGCGCTGGACAATGTCCGCAAGCACGCCGGGACCGGGGCCCAGGCCTGGATCCTGGTCGAGGACGAGCCGGACCAGGTGATGGTGAGCGTCCGCGACGACGGCCCCGGCTTCGACTCCGCCGCCCGGCTGGGCGAGGCCGAACGGGAGGGCCGGCTCGGGGTGTCCCAGTCGATCCAGGGCCGGATGCGGGACCTCGGCGGCAGCGCCGACATCTTCTCGGCCGCCGGGCAGGGCACCGAGGTGGAACTCCGGGTGCCGCGTCCCCGGGCGGGCGGCGGCGGTGCCAACGGCAAGAGCGATCGCAGCAGGGAAGGAAGCAGCACATGA
- a CDS encoding lysophospholipid acyltransferase family protein yields the protein MKLIVAPMLKIFFRPWVEGMDNIPSTGPAILASNHLSFSDSFFLPALMKRRVTFIAKSEYFTGTGIKGKLTAAFFRGVGQLPVDRSGVRGAGEAAIRSGIAVIERGELFGVYPEGTRSPDGKLYRGKVGGVARIALATGAPVIPVAMIDTEKLQPPGQVRPNFGVRPGIRIGAPMDFSRYQGMENDRFILRSVTDEVMYEIMRLSGQEYVDVYATAAKRRLQDEKKQSGKAPE from the coding sequence ATGAAGTTGATCGTCGCGCCGATGCTGAAGATCTTCTTCCGTCCGTGGGTCGAGGGAATGGACAACATTCCCAGTACCGGACCGGCGATCCTGGCCAGCAACCACCTCTCGTTCTCGGACTCCTTCTTCCTGCCGGCCCTGATGAAGCGGCGGGTCACCTTCATCGCCAAGTCCGAGTACTTCACCGGAACGGGAATCAAGGGAAAGTTGACGGCTGCCTTCTTCCGCGGTGTCGGCCAGCTCCCGGTGGACCGCTCGGGGGTGCGCGGCGCGGGCGAGGCGGCGATCCGCAGCGGCATCGCGGTGATCGAGCGCGGCGAACTGTTCGGGGTCTACCCCGAGGGCACCCGCTCGCCCGACGGCAAGCTCTACCGGGGCAAGGTCGGCGGTGTGGCCCGGATCGCCCTGGCGACCGGCGCCCCGGTGATCCCGGTCGCGATGATCGACACCGAGAAGCTCCAGCCGCCCGGCCAGGTCCGTCCCAACTTCGGCGTCCGCCCCGGCATCCGGATCGGCGCCCCGATGGACTTCTCCCGCTACCAGGGCATGGAGAACGACCGGTTCATCCTCCGTTCGGTGACGGACGAGGTGATGTACGAGATCATGCGTCTGTCCGGCCAGGAGTACGTGGACGTCTATGCGACGGCCGCGAAGCGCCGGCTTCAGGACGAGAAGAAGCAGAGCGGCAAGGCGCCGGAGTAG
- a CDS encoding alpha/beta hydrolase produces the protein MPLLPGAEPYRHQGGRVGVLVCHGFTGSPNSMRPWSEALAEAGYSVSLPLLPGHGTHWRDLNTTRWPDWYATVEREFDLLAKECEQVFVCGLSMGSALSLHLAAQRGAAVSGLVLVNPLVRMPGQSHRALPLVRHLVPSLPGIANDVARPGVDEGGYTRTPLHAAHSMAQFTRVVQAELPQITQPLLLFRSPQDHVVEPASSAMLLARISSTDVEERLCERSFHVATLDYDADSIIQGSIGFIGRLSAPVEG, from the coding sequence ATGCCGCTCTTGCCCGGTGCCGAGCCGTACCGCCACCAAGGCGGCCGCGTCGGCGTACTGGTCTGCCACGGGTTCACCGGTTCCCCGAACTCCATGCGGCCCTGGTCCGAGGCTCTGGCCGAGGCCGGCTACAGCGTCTCCCTGCCGCTGCTGCCGGGCCACGGCACCCACTGGCGCGACCTCAACACGACCCGCTGGCCGGACTGGTACGCCACCGTCGAACGCGAGTTCGACCTGCTGGCCAAGGAGTGCGAGCAGGTCTTCGTCTGCGGCCTGTCCATGGGCAGCGCGCTCTCGCTCCACCTCGCCGCGCAGCGCGGCGCCGCCGTCTCCGGCCTGGTCCTGGTCAACCCGCTGGTGCGGATGCCCGGACAGTCGCACCGGGCGCTGCCGCTGGTCCGGCACCTGGTCCCGAGCCTGCCCGGGATCGCCAACGACGTCGCCAGGCCCGGGGTGGACGAGGGCGGCTACACCCGCACCCCGCTGCACGCCGCGCACTCGATGGCGCAGTTCACCAGGGTCGTCCAGGCCGAGCTGCCGCAGATCACCCAACCGCTGCTGCTCTTCCGGAGCCCGCAGGACCACGTGGTGGAACCGGCCAGCAGTGCCATGCTGCTGGCCCGGATCTCCTCGACCGACGTGGAGGAGCGGCTCTGCGAGCGCAGCTTCCACGTCGCCACGCTCGACTACGACGCCGACTCCATCATCCAGGGCAGCATCGGCTTCATCGGCCGGCTCAGCGCCCCGGTGGAAGGGTGA
- a CDS encoding endonuclease/exonuclease/phosphatase family protein codes for MAADDPTELPASGPQPDGSEIVRLLSYNIRSLRDDRTAVVRVVRAVDPDLVCIQESPRFWLPRQQAAWLARSTGLFVLSGGPSASGPLLLGRLRAVPVSVHDLLLPRTPGLHQRGFATTLLRIGGAAPFSVTSCHLSLNAEERLAQCGMLLDHLDGLRAVGARYSAVGGDFNEYPGDPGWALLTDRLQDGWATAPWGSEFTSVPDNPYQRIDAVFATPGVEVLACGVPDRLRGVRAKDLQAATDHLPLVAVLRIPAR; via the coding sequence ATGGCCGCCGACGACCCGACCGAACTCCCCGCTTCCGGACCGCAGCCCGACGGCTCCGAAATCGTCCGGCTGCTCAGCTACAACATCCGTTCGCTGCGCGACGACCGCACCGCGGTGGTGCGGGTGGTCCGGGCGGTCGATCCGGACCTGGTCTGCATCCAGGAGTCGCCGCGGTTCTGGCTGCCGCGTCAGCAGGCGGCCTGGCTGGCCCGGTCCACTGGTCTCTTCGTGCTCTCCGGCGGCCCCAGCGCCTCGGGTCCGCTGCTGCTGGGACGGCTGCGCGCGGTCCCGGTCTCGGTCCACGACCTGCTGCTGCCGCGCACGCCCGGACTGCACCAGCGCGGCTTCGCGACCACCCTGCTCCGGATCGGCGGGGCGGCGCCGTTCTCGGTGACCAGCTGTCACCTCTCGCTCAACGCCGAGGAGCGGCTGGCCCAGTGCGGGATGCTGCTCGACCACCTGGACGGCCTGCGCGCGGTCGGCGCCCGCTACTCGGCCGTCGGCGGGGACTTCAACGAGTACCCGGGCGACCCGGGTTGGGCGCTGCTGACCGATCGGCTGCAGGACGGCTGGGCCACCGCGCCCTGGGGCTCCGAGTTCACCTCCGTCCCGGACAACCCCTACCAGCGGATCGACGCGGTCTTCGCCACCCCCGGGGTGGAGGTGCTGGCTTGCGGCGTCCCGGACCGGCTGCGGGGAGTGCGGGCCAAGGACCTGCAGGCCGCCACCGACCACCTGCCGCTGGTGGCGGTCCTGCGGATCCCGGCCCGCTGA
- a CDS encoding ROK family glucokinase has product MGLTIGVDVGGTKIAAGVVDEAGTILARTRVPTPADPQWAVGAIADAIKELRAEHEITAVGVGAPGYIDRGRSTVLMAPNIDWENEPLKARIEDLVHIPTVIENDANAAAWGEFRFGAAATHDDMIMITVGTGIGGGIVLEGRMHRGSFGVAGEIGHLNMVPDGLPCGCGSKGCWEQYASGRALRRYGRERAAADPVLGKRLLELNEGVAETITGSQITQAAEERDPLALDVYDELADWLGRGMGDLASLFDPAVFVLGGGVSDSGALLLDPVAKAFEKYLIGGVHRPRADVVLATLGSSAGIVGAADLARQH; this is encoded by the coding sequence ATGGGACTGACCATCGGCGTGGACGTCGGGGGAACCAAGATCGCGGCCGGTGTCGTGGACGAGGCCGGCACGATCCTGGCCCGCACGCGTGTGCCCACCCCCGCCGATCCGCAGTGGGCCGTCGGGGCCATCGCGGACGCGATCAAGGAGCTCCGCGCCGAGCACGAGATCACCGCGGTCGGCGTCGGTGCGCCCGGCTACATCGACCGCGGTCGGTCCACCGTGCTGATGGCACCCAACATCGACTGGGAGAACGAGCCGCTCAAGGCTCGGATCGAGGACCTGGTCCACATCCCGACGGTGATCGAGAACGACGCCAACGCCGCCGCCTGGGGCGAGTTCCGCTTCGGTGCGGCCGCGACCCACGACGACATGATCATGATCACGGTGGGCACCGGCATCGGCGGCGGCATCGTCCTCGAAGGCCGGATGCACCGCGGCAGCTTCGGCGTCGCGGGCGAGATCGGCCACCTCAACATGGTCCCCGACGGCCTTCCCTGCGGCTGCGGCAGCAAGGGCTGCTGGGAGCAGTACGCCTCCGGCCGGGCGCTGCGCCGCTACGGCCGCGAGCGCGCCGCGGCCGACCCGGTGCTGGGCAAGCGGCTGCTGGAGCTCAACGAGGGCGTGGCCGAGACCATCACCGGCAGCCAGATCACCCAGGCCGCCGAGGAGCGCGACCCGCTCGCCCTCGACGTCTACGACGAGCTCGCCGACTGGCTCGGGCGCGGCATGGGCGACCTGGCCTCGCTGTTCGACCCGGCGGTCTTCGTGCTCGGCGGCGGCGTCTCCGACTCCGGCGCGCTGCTGCTCGACCCGGTCGCCAAGGCCTTCGAGAAGTACCTGATCGGCGGGGTGCACCGGCCGCGCGCAGACGTGGTGCTGGCCACCCTCGGCTCCTCGGCCGGCATCGTCGGCGCGGCGGACCTGGCGCGCCAGCACTGA
- a CDS encoding DUF5304 family protein, which translates to MTTADDRHGEDVWAEAVAEDAKQQEQQAEDARRAARSEDGAKSADGAGAGAGAEQPKSPVEELFGPGLAPLVEEVRKFASAVGGKVDSASSVLGGDGMQGLQQLAAPLRSKHPEVYGHLIAAGGELLAAYRAAVSASERRWASEKPSGNERIDLD; encoded by the coding sequence ATGACGACTGCCGACGACCGCCACGGCGAGGACGTATGGGCGGAGGCTGTGGCGGAGGATGCCAAGCAGCAGGAGCAGCAGGCGGAGGACGCCCGCCGGGCGGCCCGGTCCGAGGACGGCGCGAAGTCCGCTGACGGTGCCGGCGCCGGTGCCGGTGCGGAGCAGCCGAAGTCGCCGGTCGAGGAGCTCTTCGGCCCCGGCCTGGCGCCGCTGGTGGAGGAGGTCCGCAAGTTCGCCTCGGCGGTCGGCGGCAAGGTCGACTCGGCCTCGTCGGTGCTGGGCGGCGACGGGATGCAGGGGCTTCAGCAGTTGGCGGCCCCGCTGCGCAGCAAGCACCCGGAGGTCTACGGCCACCTGATCGCCGCAGGTGGCGAACTGCTCGCCGCCTACCGGGCGGCAGTCAGCGCCTCCGAGCGCCGTTGGGCCTCGGAGAAGCCCTCCGGCAACGAACGGATCGATCTCGACTGA
- a CDS encoding ArsA family ATPase has product MTGTGSPAVPPRTPAGAPRTVLVSGDGGSGRTTVAAATALLAAGEGRRTLLLAAADPHRTLDRLLGAELGTAPAELRPGLFAARLDEQTAFRDAADRVLGRARTLFDLLGVEPLDREELSALPGAAHLALLDALRTHADDARWDAVVIDAPPVAELVAALALPEQLDRYLARLLPEQRQAARALRPVLAAFAGVPMPADWLFEARAWAEAELAEVRALVDAPGTTVRLVADAPAGPLAVAALGAARAGLALHGRPVESVLVDRLLPAGEGFLGALHDSQQQQLAALRDGWDVPVHGLAHLGHEPQGWADLAALAEAHAPALALGPGGGLPAEWPVEDLLRTPEQVLVWRIPLPGATRRDLDLVRRGDELVLGVGPYRRTLTLPSALRRCTVAGAALREGVLAVRFAPDPGLWPR; this is encoded by the coding sequence ATGACCGGCACCGGATCCCCGGCCGTTCCGCCCCGCACTCCCGCCGGCGCCCCGCGCACCGTCCTGGTCAGCGGCGACGGCGGCAGTGGACGCACCACCGTCGCCGCCGCCACCGCGCTGCTCGCCGCCGGGGAGGGCCGCCGCACCCTGCTGCTGGCCGCCGCCGACCCGCACCGGACCCTGGACCGGCTGCTCGGCGCCGAACTCGGCACCGCCCCGGCCGAGCTGCGGCCCGGCCTCTTCGCCGCCCGGCTCGACGAGCAGACCGCCTTCCGCGACGCCGCCGACCGGGTCCTCGGCCGTGCCAGGACGCTGTTCGACCTGCTCGGCGTGGAGCCGCTGGACCGGGAGGAGCTGAGCGCCCTCCCCGGCGCGGCCCACCTGGCCCTGCTCGACGCCCTCCGCACCCACGCCGACGACGCCCGCTGGGACGCCGTCGTCATCGACGCGCCCCCGGTCGCCGAGCTGGTCGCCGCGCTCGCCCTGCCCGAACAGCTGGACCGCTACCTGGCCCGGCTGCTGCCCGAGCAGCGGCAGGCCGCCCGGGCGCTGCGCCCGGTGCTGGCCGCCTTCGCCGGGGTGCCGATGCCCGCGGACTGGCTGTTCGAGGCGCGGGCCTGGGCCGAGGCCGAACTCGCCGAGGTCCGCGCCCTGGTCGATGCCCCGGGCACCACCGTCCGGCTGGTGGCGGACGCCCCCGCCGGACCGCTGGCGGTGGCCGCGCTGGGCGCGGCCCGGGCCGGCCTGGCGCTGCACGGGCGACCGGTCGAGTCGGTCCTGGTCGACCGGCTGCTCCCGGCGGGCGAGGGCTTCCTGGGCGCGCTGCACGACTCGCAGCAGCAGCAACTCGCCGCCCTCCGCGACGGGTGGGACGTGCCGGTGCACGGTCTCGCCCACCTCGGCCACGAACCGCAGGGCTGGGCCGACCTCGCCGCGCTGGCCGAGGCCCACGCCCCGGCGCTGGCCCTCGGCCCCGGCGGCGGACTGCCCGCCGAGTGGCCGGTCGAGGACCTGCTGCGGACCCCGGAACAGGTGCTGGTCTGGCGGATCCCGCTGCCCGGCGCCACCCGCCGGGACCTCGACCTGGTGCGCCGGGGCGACGAGTTGGTGCTCGGCGTCGGCCCCTACCGGCGGACCCTGACGCTGCCCTCGGCGCTGCGCCGCTGCACGGTGGCGGGCGCCGCGCTGCGCGAGGGCGTGCTGGCGGTGCGGTTCGCGCCGGATCCCGGGCTCTGGCCGCGCTGA
- a CDS encoding SRPBCC family protein, with the protein MAEHTRSSTTIDATPAEIMAVIADFAAYPAWTGEVKEIEVLAEHPDGRAEQVRLLLDAGAIKDEHVLAYTWDGERKVSWTLVKSQMLRALDGSYSLAPAGRGGTEVTYQLAVDVKIPMLGMIKRKAEKVIIDRALAGLKKRVESGAKSAPGAEA; encoded by the coding sequence ATGGCGGAGCACACCAGGTCGAGTACCACGATCGACGCGACCCCGGCCGAGATCATGGCGGTCATCGCGGACTTCGCGGCCTACCCGGCGTGGACCGGCGAGGTCAAGGAGATCGAGGTGCTCGCCGAGCACCCGGACGGCCGCGCCGAGCAGGTCCGGCTGCTGCTCGACGCCGGGGCGATCAAGGACGAGCACGTCCTCGCCTACACCTGGGACGGCGAGCGCAAGGTCAGCTGGACCCTGGTGAAGAGCCAGATGCTGCGGGCCCTGGACGGCTCCTACAGCCTGGCCCCGGCCGGGCGCGGCGGCACCGAGGTGACCTACCAGCTCGCCGTGGACGTCAAGATCCCGATGCTCGGCATGATCAAGCGGAAGGCAGAGAAGGTCATCATCGACCGCGCCCTCGCCGGGCTGAAGAAGCGCGTCGAGTCCGGGGCCAAGTCCGCCCCCGGCGCCGAGGCCTGA
- a CDS encoding metallophosphoesterase family protein — MRVHVVSDVHGNSEALARSGEGADALLCLGDLILFLDYADHSRGIFPDLFGAENASRIVALRNARRFDEARDFSRALWAGLEIDREQATEAAVRRQYAELFAAFPTPTYATYGNVDIPRLWPEFAHDGVTVLDGQVIELGGRTFGFVGGGLPSPMRTPYEVDEETYAAKIAAVGAVDVLCCHIPPAVPDLTYDTVARRFERGSEAVLDAIHRNRPGHVLFGHVHQPLARRMRIGRTECVNVGHFRSTGRPWVMEW, encoded by the coding sequence ATGAGGGTGCATGTGGTCAGCGACGTACACGGCAACAGCGAGGCGCTCGCCAGGTCGGGGGAGGGCGCCGACGCCCTGCTCTGCCTGGGCGACCTGATCCTCTTCCTCGACTACGCCGACCACTCCCGGGGGATCTTCCCCGACCTCTTCGGCGCCGAGAACGCCTCCCGGATCGTGGCGCTGCGGAACGCCCGGCGCTTCGACGAGGCGCGCGACTTCTCCCGGGCGCTCTGGGCCGGTCTGGAGATCGACCGAGAGCAGGCCACCGAGGCCGCCGTCCGCCGGCAGTACGCGGAGCTCTTCGCCGCCTTCCCGACCCCGACCTACGCCACCTACGGCAATGTCGACATCCCCCGGCTCTGGCCCGAGTTCGCCCACGACGGGGTGACCGTGCTCGACGGCCAGGTGATCGAGCTCGGCGGACGGACCTTCGGCTTCGTCGGCGGCGGGCTGCCCTCGCCCATGCGCACCCCCTACGAGGTGGACGAGGAGACCTACGCCGCCAAGATCGCGGCGGTGGGCGCGGTCGACGTCCTCTGCTGCCACATCCCGCCCGCCGTCCCCGACCTCACCTACGACACCGTGGCCCGCCGCTTCGAGCGCGGGAGCGAGGCGGTGCTGGACGCGATCCACCGAAACCGCCCAGGTCACGTGCTGTTCGGCCATGTCCACCAGCCGCTCGCCCGGCGGATGCGGATCGGCCGGACCGAGTGCGTCAACGTGGGGCACTTCAGGTCGACGGGACGGCCATGGGTCATGGAGTGGTGA